In the Raineyella fluvialis genome, CCATGGCACGCGTCGATGGTGTGCGGGCCGCGTACGCAGGCTGTGCCGGTCCTGTGAAGGAGGGTCGGGGCGACGGTGGGAGTCGGGTCCGGAGGTGCCGAGGGTCGGTTGATCACCCCTGGCGCCGTACGCCACAGAGCCGGCACAGGATCGGCTGCTCGCCGGCACACACCAGGGAGCGACCGTCGTCCCATGACTGCGAACACCGCTCTGACGACCCTCGCCGGTCCACCGCACGTCGCGGCCCCCTGGACCGGCTCCGACCTCGACGGGGTGTCCGGTCCCGCCGGCTCCACTGATGGCCCTGACTGCCCGGACTTCCCCGACGGTCCGGCGGGTTCCGGTCCGAACGGCCCCCTGCGGCGGACCGGTGGCTCCGGTTCCGGAGGCGGAGCCGAGGACGTCGCCTCCGCCCCGATCGCCGGCTGGCTCGTGGCCGCCTCGGTCGTTCTGCTGCTGGCTGGGACCACTGTGCTCTACCTCTACGGCTTGTCGCGGTCGGGCTGGGCGAACTCCTTCTACTCAGCGGCGGCCCAGGCTGGCGGCACCGACTGGAAGGCCTGGTTCTACGGGTCGCTCGACGCCGGTAACGCCATCACCGTCGACAAGCCTCCGGCGGCGATGTGGTTGATGGGGCTGTCCGTCCGGCTGTTCGGGCTGTCCTCGTGGAGCATCCTGGCGCCCGAAGCGTTGCTGGGGGTGGCCTCCGTGGGGGTGCTGTACGCCACGCTGCGCCGCGTCCTGACGCGCGGTGACAACGGCACCCGTACGCCGCTGACCGTCCGCGCCCACGTCGCCGCACTCCTCGGCGCCGTCGTGTTCGCGCTGACCCCCGTCGCGGTGCTGATGTTCCGGTTCAACAATCCCGATGCGCTGCTGACGTTCTGCCTGGTGCTGGCGACGTACCTCACCCTGCGCGGAACCGAGCGGGCGAGGTCGCGCTGGCTGATCGGCGCGGGGGTGGTGATCGGTCTCGGCTTCCTCACCAAGATACTGCAGGCCTTCCTGGTGCTCCCCGCGCTGGTCGTCGCGTACGCCATCGCCGCGCCGACCGGATGGGCCCGCAAGGTCCGTCACCTGCTCTACGCGTTCGTGGCGATGGTCGTGTCGTTCGGCTGGTACGTCGCCGTCGTCGAACTGACGCCCGCCTCGCTGCGTCCCTACATCGGCGGCTCGCAGACCAACTCGCTGCTCGAACTGGCCTTCGGCTACAACGGCCTGGGCCGGATCACGGGCAACGAGACAGGATCGGTCACCGGCGGGGGTGCCGCGGCGGCCACCGGGGCCGGGGGCAACGCCGGCGGCATGTGGGGCCAGACAGGCCCGCTGCGGATGTTCTCCGGGGTCTCCGGGGGCATGGTCTCCTGGCTCATCCCGGCCGGACTGATCCTCGGCGTCGCCGCGCTCGTGTTCCTGCACGGCCGGAGCCGCACCAGCGTGTTACGCGCCGCGATCGTTGCCTTCGGTGGCTGGCTCGTCACGATGATGACGGTCTTCTCCTTGATGGCGGGCATCTACCACGACTACTACACCGTGGTGCTCGCCCCGGCCATCGGCGCCCTGGTCGCCCTCGGCGCGTACGTCGTCTGGGGCCGGCGCGGCACCCTCGCCGGGCGGCTCGTCCTGGCGGGCACGATGGCGGTCACCACGGTCTGGTCCGTCGTGCTGCTCAGTGAGGCGACGGGCGTCTATCTGGCCCTGCGATGGGCCGTGCTGCTGCTCGGCGCCGTCGCGACACTCGGCCTGCTGACCGTACGGGTCGTGGGTCGCGCGCTGCGGTCCACGGTGGCCGGCATGGCTCTGGCCGCGGCGCTTGTCGGCCCGACGGCGTACGCGCTGAACACCGCGGCCACACCGCACACCGGCTCGATCGTCACCGCAGGTCCGGTGAGCAACCGTGGCCCCGGCGGCGCGGGTCGCACGGGGACACGTACGTTCACCCGGAACGGGACGACGGGCGGTACGCCGCCTCAGGGTGGCTTCGGTCAGGGTGGCCCCGGCGTGCCTCCAGGCTTCAGCCAGAACGGGACCACCCGGAACGGGACCACCCAGAACGGCACCACCGGAGCCGCGGGCACCGGCCAGTTCCCGGCTGGCGGGCAGGCCGCAACGGCGGGAGGCGACTTCGGAATAGGTGGCTTCGGTGGGGCCGGTGGACTGCTCGGCGGCGCGCAGGTCTCGGCCGAGATGACGACGCTGCTGACCACCGACGCGTCCTCCTACACGTGGGTGGCCGCGAGCATCGGGTCCCAGAACGCCGCCTCCTACCAGCTCGCCACCCAACTGCCGGTGATGGCGATCGGCGGCTTCAACGGCTCCGACCCGAGCCCGACACTGGCCCAGTTCCAGCAGTATGTCGCCCAGGGCAAGATCCACTACTTCATCGCCGGCGGCATGGGTGGTCAGCAGAACGGCGGATCGTCCGCCGCCTCGGAGATCTCGTCCTGGGTGAGCTCCCACTACACGGCGAAGACAGTGGGTAGCACCACGGTCTACGACCTCACACAGCCGTAAGGGCCGCCAACTGCTCGCGAGCTCGGCGGGTGACCAAATTCGGCAGGTAGCTGTTGATCGTGGAGTGGTGCTCGAGAAGGTCCCAGGCGTCGTTCACGACGGTCGCGATCTGGTCGGGGTCGAACACCCCGCGATAGCCGGGCGTGAGTTCACGGACGATCTGGCTGATCAATCTGTCACGTTCTGCATCCACAGCTGCTCCTACCTTCGGGGCACTCCGTCCACTGCTCGGTCCCGTACTCAGGTCCGACGCAGGAGGGCGGGTCGGTTCTGGGGGCTTTGCCTGTGAAGGACCTACGCCTCCTCAGGGTTTACTCAGTCTACGCAGACGGTCAATCACTTGAGTGCCTGATCAACGTGGCTTGCGACACACAGCCGAGCGACACGTTCTTACGATCGGGTGCCTACCGCACCACGACACCCTTCCCTTTCGGGATCGGGCGCGACCTCGTCGGCACGGTGGCGTTCGCTCAGTACGCGGTGGTACCGGTTGACCGCCTCTACCACCTGCCCGCCGGAGTCGATCCGGCCCAGGCCGTCGGTCACCGAATCGCGCGGCACCGTCGTCCGACCCCGGAGATCGGGGTCCTGTCCGTGGGGGTCGCTAGGGTGGTGCCATGACCGAGGTGACTGTCACCCGCAATGATGCCGAGGGACGCTACGAGGCCCACGTCGGCGGGGAACTCGCCGCCTACTCGGAGTTCCAACTCGCCACGAACCTGATCGTGTTCTCCCATTCCGAGACACTGCCCGCGTTCGAGGGCAAGGGCGTCGCTTCGGCGCTGGCACGCGCGGCGCTCGACGAGGTGCGGGCCGAGGGTGATCGCGAGGTCCTGGCCATCTGCCCGTTCATCAACGGCTGGATGCACCGCCATCCCGACTACCTCGATCTGCTGTACAAGGGACATCCGCGCCAGGACCAGGAGCAGGTCGAGCAGGACTGATCGCGACGGGGAGGAACGTCATGAACCGCGCGGAACTGCTGGCCCAGCGCCTGGCCACCCAGCGGCTCACCGCGGATCCGGCCGATCCGGTCGAGGTCGTCCGTGAGTCCCTGGCCGTTCAGTCCCAGGACGCTCCGATGGCCCGCTGGTCCATCGGGATGCGCTCGGCGACGGACGGGAGCGCGCTGTCCGGTGCCGTCGACCGGGGCTCCATCGTCCGCACCCACCTGCTGCGCCCGACCTGGCACTACGTCGTGCCGGAGGACCTTCGGTGGCTGCTCGCGCTGAGCGCCGAGCGGATCGAGCGGTCGATGGGAGCTCGGCACCGGCAGCTGTGTATCACCGACGTGATCGTGGACTCGGCCTTCGACGTCCTGCGACAGGCGATCAACGACAGTGGTCCCCTGACCCGTCGCCAGCTCCACCCGCTGCTACCGCCCACCGGCTTCCCGGAGCAGGGTCAGGTGGTGGCGCACCTTCTCATGCTCGCCGAGATCCGGGGGCTGATCATCTCGGGACCGACGGCGAACGGTCAGCACACGTACGTCCTGATGGACGGCCTGGTCCCGCCGGTGCCGCACCGCCCGCGCGAGGACCTGGTCCGTGATCTCGTCGCCCGGTTCTTCGCCGGCCACGGACCGGCGTCACTGCGCGACCTCACCCGGTGGGCCACCGTCACGCTCACCGAGGCCCGCGCCGCGGTCGCCGACCTGGACCTGTCCTCGGCCAAGGTCGACGGCGTGGAGCTGTGGTGGGACCCAGCGGCGGTGCTGCCTGAGACGAGGCCACGGCGCGCCCATCTCCTGCCGACCTTCGACGAGGCGACGCTGTCGTACCTGGCCCCGACCTGGGAACGCAGCCCCGGTCACCCGAAGGGTGACCAGCCGCCCTCGTACGCCCGGGTGGGCGGAGGAGTGGTGATCTGCGACCTGGCCGAGGTCGGGCTGTGGCAGCGCCGTGCCGGCGGGGCGACGACCCGGGTGACGCTGGACCTCAGCCCGCGGGTGTCGTCGGCCCAGCGGGCGGCGATCCTGGCGGAGGCGGAACGGCTGGCCGCGTTCGAGGGACGGCCCTTGGAGCTGGTCGACTGAGGGTCAGGTCAGCGCGGTTCGTCCGGGGTGAGGCCGGGGACCGGGCCCTCACCGAGGGATCGCACCAGCCACGCCACGTCGCGCCAGGCGCCGTGTTTGAACCCGATGGAGGGCAGCAGCCCGACCTGGGTGAACCCGAACGACCGATGCATCGCCATGCTCGTCTCGTTCGGCTGGGTGATCACCGCGACCGCCCTCCGGTAGCCGCGCTCGGTCAGCCGATCGAGGAGGGCGGTGTAGAGGACGCGTCCCAAGCCCTTGCCCCGCGCGTCGGGGGCGAGGTAGATGCTGGTCTCGCTCGACCAGCGGAAGGCGACGCGTTCCTTGAATCGCCCGGCGTACGCGTAACCGAGGACCTCTCCGTCGACCTCGGCGACCAGCCAGGCCCACTGCCGCGCTGCCCGGGCCATCCGCCCTGCCATCTCCTCGACGGACGGCGGCGTCTCCTCGAACGTGATGGTGGTGTCGCGGACGTAGGGGGCGTAGATCGCCGCACAGGCTGCCGCGTCGGCCGGGACGGCGTCGCGCACGATCACCGGGGCGTGCTCCAGCGAGGTGGGAGCGGGGACGGGGGTAGGAACGCCATCACGGACCACGGGAACCATGGGCCCGATGGTAGGCGATGGTCCCACGTGGTCCGTGGTGGGTGTCAGAGGTTGTGGTGTCCGAGGTGCGGTCTCAGATGGTGAAGTCACCGGGCTTCGGCTGATCGGACGGCTCGGTGCCGGCGGGAGGGGTGTCCCCTGGCCCGGCCTCGCCCTCCTGCTTCTGCTCCAGCTTCTCGCTCAGGGTCTCCCGGCCCTTCTCGATCACGTCGTCGATCTGGTCGACGGTCTCCTTGACGACCTGTGCCACCTTGTCCAGGGTCTCGTCCAGACTCTTCTTGGCTTCGTCGAAGTTGAATCCCATGTCAGTGCTCCCGTGCTGGTGCGCCGCCGGGGACCGGCTGCTGTTGCTTCCAGGCTAGCCAGCACCGTGGCGCAGCGGCAGCGTACGTGACGCGGATCCGGGAGATCTGGGTGCTCGGCTTCGGCCGGTTCCGGGTCGGGTGGGTGATCGTCCCCCGGGCACACAGGAACCACACGAGAATCTCTCATCAGTGTCATGTCCAGCGCGGTCACGATGGAGGCGTTCCGTCCACCCCACCCAGTGCGGGAGCGTCCCATGGTCACACTCGTCGTCGCGGTCGTCCTCGGTCTGGCCAGCGTCGCCGTCAGCCGGGACCTCCCCGGCACGCGCCGGCTGCACCACCTGTGGCTACGCCGCGGGCCCGACCTCGTCCAGTACGTCCGGACCGCCCCGGCGACGTTCGTCACCCTGGCCGTCCTCGGCGTCACGACGTGGATCCTGGCCGGCACCGGTGACCGGTTGACCACCGCCCTGCTGCGCGAGATGAGTACGAACCTGCACCAACTCCAGCGCGAGCCGATGACCGTCCTCGTACGCAGCGCCTTCTGGGCCACCCCCACCGAGATGGTGGCCTGGCTCGTCCTGTTCGCCGTCGTCGCCGCCCCCATCGAGCACTGGATCGGCACCCGGTCCTGGCTGGTGGTGTTCTGGACCGGCCACATCGGAGCCACGTTGCTGGTGGCGGTGCTGCTCACTCTCGGGATGAACGCCGGCGTGGTGCCCGCGACGGTCGCGAACTCCATCGACGTAGGCGCCAGTTACGCGTTCTTCTGCCTGGTCGCGGTGGCGACGTACGCGCTGCCGGGACGCTGGCGGTATGGATGGGCCGCGCTGGTGGTCGGCTACGTCGCCCAGGGGATGGTCCTCACCACCGGGTTCACCGCGCTGGGACACCTGCTGTCGGTCGCCATCGGCCTGGCGATCGGACCGATCTTCCTGCGCCGGTCCGCGGCCACCGGATGGCCGGTGGTCCAGCTGGAGCGCGCCGGGCACCGACTCGGCGCTGTTGCGGCAACCCTCCGGACGCGCCGGTCAGGCCGCCCCGTCCCGGTGCCCGCCTTACTGGTGGACGCCTCGCATCAGGACGTCCGCGACGCGAGGACCGAGGAAGCGGCCCCGCGGATCCAGCCGCTCCCGCAGCTCGCGGAACTCCTCGAAGCGGGGGAGCGCCGTGAAGTCGAACAGGTCCGCATCGAAGTACTTGCCCCAGTGCGGTAGTCCGCCGAGCGCGGCCAAGGCCTGCTGGATGTCGCGGAGAAGGGCGAGTGAGCCGTCCGGGACCGAGCCGTCGGGTCGCTGGTAGACGACGAACCCGAACCAGACCACCTCCCGTGCGTACGCCGACGACAACCACGCCTGCGAGCGGCCGGTGGGCCGGAGGATGACCGGATAGTGCAGCCGGAATCGTGAGGCGTCGATCACCTGCGCCAGCGCAGCCATCGCCTCGTCGAACCGGGTCAGCGGCACCCCGACTTCCATGTTGATCTGCGGGGCGGGGATGCCGTTGCGGAAGATCTCGACCAGATCCCCGGTGGTGTCGGTGTAGTCGAAGAACCGCCCGACCGTACGCTGCGGGGCCGCATCGTTGTCGTGATCGCCGGTGTCGTCGCCGAGCCGGGCCTGGGTCGCCTCCAGGATCGGATTGAGATCCGTGTGCGGCGAGGAAGAATGCGCTGAGGCCAGCGGTGTGGAGGCCAGTGCCGGGGAAGTCTGCGGCCGGACCTCCCAGACGTGCGCCCGATCCTCCTCCACCCACCACCAGGCTTTGACGTGGTCGGAGCGTCGGTTCCAGGCGCTGAAGCCGTCGCGGAGCTCGCTGCCCGACGTCGTGTACTTGGCGCACCGGTAACGAGTGTTCGGCTGCACGGCGAGGGTCACCCGGGTCAGGACACCCAGGCAGCCCAGGTGCAGGAGGAACGCCCCGAACCCCTCGTCGTCCGCCGTCACCTCGTGCTCGGCGCCGTCGGCCCCCACGTACGTGACGGCGCGGACGGCGTCCGCCAGCAGGCCCTCGCCGAGCCCTTGGGCGTGGGTGCCGGTGCCGAGTGCCCCGGCGACGGTCTGTTCGGTGATCACCGGGGGACAGACCGGCAGCGTGAGGCCCCAGTCGCGGACGTGTTCCCAGACCTCGGTGAGGGGGCAGTCCGCGGTCACCGTGACCGTCTGCTCGTCGAGGTGCAGGATGCGCGGGCCCCTGCTGCGCAGGTGGAGCGCGATGCCGTCCGTGCCGTCGATCAGGGTGGGGTAGCTGAAGCGGGAGCCGAGGAGCTGCACCCGGCTGTCCGCGTGGGCGGCCAGCAGCCCCGCGACCTGGCCTGCGTCTCCAGCGGCGTACGACCTCTCCGGCAGGGCCAGGGTCGTCGTTTCACACCAGTTGCGGGTCGGCAGAGGGGAGGAGGTCGTCACCGCAGCATCATCCCATCGGGGGAGGCGACGGTCGGGGGTGCTCACGGATGCTCAGCGCGATGGTCAGCGGCCGAACATGCCGCCGCCCTGGCCGACCGGGAGCAGACCGAAGCCACCGGTGCCCTCGCCGATGAGGAGCAATCCGAAGAGCACGAAGAGAGCGGCGGCACCGATCTTGATCACCTTCTCGGGAAGCTTCCGCTTGAGGACGAAGCCGACGAGGATCGCCAGGGCATCGGCCGCGACCATGCCGACGGTCGACCCGATCCAGGTCCAGAACCAGTTCTCCTGGGTGGCGAGCGTGATGGTGGCGAGCATGGTCTTGTCGCCCAGCTCGGCGAGGAAGAAGGCGGTGCCGACGGCGACAAGGGAGAAGCCCTTGGCGTGGCGAGCCTTGTCGGCCTCCGCCTCGGTCAGTTCGTCGCCGCGCAGTGTCCACACGGCAAAGATGAGGAAGGCGATGCCCGCGACGATGGCGATGCCACCCTGCCACTGGCCGAACACGTCACCGATGAAGAAGCCGATGGCCACCGAAGCCAGGTGCACGATGGCGGTGGCGATGCTGATGCCGATCAGGACGTCGCGAGGGCGGTAGCGAGCGGCGAAGGTCATCGCCATCAGCTGGCTCTTGTCGCCGAGTTCGGCGACGAAGATGACAGCGATGCTGAGCAGCAGGGCGTTCACGGGGGGTCCTCTCCGGGCGGCCGTGACAGCCCGGAAGGGATGACTCCGACCGTCCCCGATGGTGGGGCGACATGGTCGAAAGTCTCGTCCGCCACTGAGGATGGCCGGTCGCGCCGGGCCGGAGCCAGTGTGTCGACGCGACTGTTGGGGACTACTCCCTTTCAGGTGGCCATCTTATCCGAGGGCGGTTGGGGCGCGAATCGAGCCCGTCCCCCGTGCCGGACGTCGGCGTCGACGTGTCTGCCGGACGTCGCTGCCGGGCGTAACACCGAGCGTCGGTGCCACGGCACCCGGTGCCCGCCGCACCTCACTCCCGCGGCCGGACCGGATGCTCGCTGAGAATGGAGATGCGGTTGTAGACGTTCATCCTGATCGCGGCCCACTGCAGGGCGGAATACTGTCCATCGGTCAGCGCCTCGCGGGCTGACGCCAGTTCAGCCTTCCGGACCTCGGGGTCGGGCAGCTCGGTCGCCGCCTCGCCGATGGTCAGCGCGGCACGCTCGACCTCGGAGAACAGCTCGTCGGCCTCCCGCCAGCTCGCCAGCACCGCGAGTTGCTGGGGAGTGAGGCCCAGCTGCAGTGCCTTGCGGCCGTGGACATCCAGGCAGTAGGCGCAGCCGTTCATCTGGGAGATACGCAGGCTCATCAACTCGATCACGGCGGGGTGCAGGCCGGCGGCCTTCGTCGACTCGGCGATCCGGGCCGACCAGGCATTGGTGGCCGCCCAGTTCTGCGGGTCGGCCTTGTCCAGGTAGAACCTTCCAGCCATGATCCATCCTCCGTCGGTAGTGGGCTCAGATTATCCGGCCCGTCGGACAGCGGGGACGTCCGCCGAGCCGCCGAGTCCCGATGTGACGGAGCCGATGTCGCGGCACAACGTCCACACAGACTGGCGCAACCCCTGCCCTAACCGGCGTTCCTAACGTCGAGGCACTACTACAGGCTGCGTGAGGAGGACCATGTTCGGTTTGACGGTCCGGCGGGAATTGTTCCGCCGGCGAAAGGAAACGATCATCATCGCCTTGGGGATGGCAGTGGCCACAGCGCTACTGATCGTCCTCAGTGGTGTCTCGGCGGGCATCCGCAACGGCCAGTCGCAGGTGCTGCAGTCGTTGTACGGGGTGGGCACCGACATCACGGTGAGCCAGGTCGCCGCACCGGGCAGTGCGGCGACGCCGGGGCAGCGGTTCGACTTCAACCGTGACCAGGGCTCCACCCAGAACGGCACCACCACCCTCCAGTCCAGCCGGCTGGAGACCTCCCGGGGGAGCGCGACGCTCGATGCGGCCACCGTCGACACCGTCCGCGGCGTCAGCGGCGTGTCCGCCGCGACCGGAGTGCTCACGCTCAATCTGATGAACTTCTCCGGGCAGCTGCCCAGCGGCGCCGCCTCGGCGACTGCCCAGCGTCCGGCGGCGACGCAGCAGGAGGGGGCTGCCGGTGGCTTCGGCGGCGGCAGCTTCGGCTTCCAGCAGACCTCCGTGTCGGGCATCGACCCGGCATCGGCCCAACTCGGCCCGCTGGCCTCGGCCACCATCACCGATGGGCGCGCCCTGGCGGCCTCCGATGGGACCGACCCGGTCGCGGTGATCAGTTCGACGTACGCCAGCACCCAGAGCCTCGGTGTCGGCAGCACCATCACCATCGGCACCACGGCGGTCAAGGTGGTCGGGATCGCCACCTCCGGCTCCACCACCCTGTCGGACATCTACCTTCCGCTGGGCTATGCACAGACCGCGTCCGGCGAGGTCGGCAAGGTCAACGAGGTCTACGTACGCGTTACCTCGGCAGACCAGGTCGACAGCACCGCCACCGCCCTGCGCGCGGCGTTGCCCTCGGCGACCGTCTCCACCCAGGCGGACCTCGCCTCGTCGGTGTCCGGCTCGCTGGCCTCCGCCGCCAAGCTGACCGAGGGACTCGGGCAGTGGGTGTCGGTGGCGACCCTGGTCCTGGCCTTCCTTCTCGCGATGCTCTTCACACTTTCCGGGGTGAACCGGCGTACGCGTGAACTGGGCACGCTCAAGGCGATCGGCTGGTCGAACAAGCGGGTGGTCGGCCAGATCACCGGGGAGGCCGCCGTCAGGGCGGCGATCGGCGGGCTGGTCGGTATCCCGTTGGGGGTCGGCGTCGTCGAGGTCCTCAACGCGGTCGGGATCACGCTGTCGGGCTCCGCCGGCCTCGGGCTGGGGCGCCCTGGCGGCGAGGGCGGCATGGGCGGCGTGCCCAGCGTGGCGGCCGGGGTCGCCGGTGCTGCTGCCTCCGCCGCGGGCCGGATCGGCGGGGCAGTCGGCGACAGCGCTGCCGGTGTCCAGGTGGTGCTGCACAGCCCGTTGCAGGTGAGCGTCCTGGGCCTGGGGTTGGCGGCCGCCGTGGTCGGCGGGCTGTTGGCCGGACTGGTGGGCGGATCCCGCGCGGCTCGGCTCAGCCCCGCAGTGGCCCTTCGAAGCATGGATTGAGGAGCGGACGATGTATCAGTTGTCAGGGGTCAGCAAGACCTACCGGGGCAAGCGGAGCGTGATCGCGCTCAAAGACGTGGACCTGGCCATCCCCGACGGTCAGCTGGTGGCCGTGCAGGGACCCACGGGGGGTGGCAAGTCCACCCTGCTGCAGATGCTCGGCGGCCTGGATCGGCCGAGTGGCGGCCAGGTCGTGATGGCTGGCCGTGACCTGGCCGCCATGCGCGAGGGCACGCTGACCAAGGTCAGGGCCGACGAGATCGGATTCGTCTTCCAGGCGTTCAACCTCATCCCGACGCTGTCGGCACGGGAGAACGTCGAGTCGGCCCTCGTGCCGGGACGCTTGTCGGCCGGCGAGCGGCGGGAACGCGCCCAGGAAGCACTGGAGGCGGTGGGGCTCGGCAGCCGGGCGGACCACCTGCCGGGTGAGCTGTCCGGGGGCCAGCAGCAGCGGGTCGCCATCGCCCGGGCTCTGGTCAAGAAGCCGAAGGTCCTGCTCGCTGACGAGCCGACGGGCAATCTGGACGAGGCGATGCGCGACGAAATCATGGAGCTGCTGGAGTCCTACTGGCGCGACGAGAAGCTGACCATGGTGATCGTCACGCACGACTCCACCGTCGCGGCCCGGGCCCAGCGGCGCCTGCGGATCGTGGCGGGAGAGGTCTCGGACTGTTGATGGAGCTCCTGTTGATAGACGGAGCCTATGATTCGATCCACAACATCGATCGAAACCGGCTATCGAAACCCTGCCAACCGATATACAGTCTGTATTGCATTCGCACGCCACCTACATCGAAGGGGTTCACCCGATGTCGCTCATGAACACGAAGATCCTGCCGTTCACGACGCAGGCCTACCACCAGGGCAAGTTCGTCGAGGTCTCCGAGAAGGACGTCCTCGGCAAGTGGTCGGTCTTCTTCTTCTACCCGGCCGACTTCACCTTCGTCTGCCCGACCGAGCTCGGCGACATGGCCGACCACTACGACGAGCTGCAGAAGCTGGGCGTCGAGGTTTTCTCCGTGTCCACCGACTCGCACTTCGTGCACAAGGCCTGGCACGACTCGTCGGAAGAGGTCGGCAAGATCCAGTACTTCATGCTGGGTGACTCCAACGGCACCATCACCAACAACTTCGACAACATGCGTCCGGGTGCCGGCCAGGCCGACCGCGCGACCTTCCTGGTCGACCCCGAGGGCACCATCCAGTACATCGAGACGACCGCCGAGGGCATCGGCCGTGAGGCCGGCCAGCTGATCCGCAAGATCAAGGCCGCTCAGTACGTCGCCGCCCACCCGGGTGAGGTCTGCCCGGCCAAGTGGGAAGAGGGCGAAGCCACCCTCACCCCCGGCATCGACCTCGTCGGCAAGATCTGATCGGCGCACCAGCCGAGTGAGCGGTGGGTGCCCGGTCCGTCCGGGCGCCCACCGCGTTTGCCTCAGCCCACCCCGCATCCTGGAGGACACCATGCTCGACGCCACCCTCAAGACCCAGCTCAAAGAGCAGTACTTCACCAAGCTCACCGAGCCCGTCGAACTCGTCAGCTCCCTGGACGACCGTCCGAAGTCGCGGGAGATGGCCGAGCTGCTCGACGAGCTCGCCGGCCTCTCGGCCCTGGTCACCCACCGCCGGGCCGACGACGACGAGCGCCGGCCCTCCTTCGCCATCACCCGCCCGGGTAGCGACATCTCCATCCGCTTCGCCGGCATTCCGATGGGGCATGAGTTCAGCTCCCTCGTCCTGGCCCTCCTGCAGGTCGGCGGCGTCCCCGTCAAGGAGGATGCGGAGACCCTCGAAGCGGTCGCCAACCTCGAGGGTGACTTCGAGTTCGTCACCTACATGTCGCTGAGCTGTCAGAACTGCCCGACCGTCGTCCAGGCCCTGAACTCGATGGCCGTCCTCAACCCGCAGATCAAGCACACCGCCGTCGAGGGGTCACTCTTCCAGGACGAGATCGAGGAG is a window encoding:
- a CDS encoding ABC transporter ATP-binding protein — its product is MYQLSGVSKTYRGKRSVIALKDVDLAIPDGQLVAVQGPTGGGKSTLLQMLGGLDRPSGGQVVMAGRDLAAMREGTLTKVRADEIGFVFQAFNLIPTLSARENVESALVPGRLSAGERRERAQEALEAVGLGSRADHLPGELSGGQQQRVAIARALVKKPKVLLADEPTGNLDEAMRDEIMELLESYWRDEKLTMVIVTHDSTVAARAQRRLRIVAGEVSDC
- the ahpC gene encoding alkyl hydroperoxide reductase subunit C encodes the protein MSLMNTKILPFTTQAYHQGKFVEVSEKDVLGKWSVFFFYPADFTFVCPTELGDMADHYDELQKLGVEVFSVSTDSHFVHKAWHDSSEEVGKIQYFMLGDSNGTITNNFDNMRPGAGQADRATFLVDPEGTIQYIETTAEGIGREAGQLIRKIKAAQYVAAHPGEVCPAKWEEGEATLTPGIDLVGKI
- a CDS encoding ABC transporter permease encodes the protein MFGLTVRRELFRRRKETIIIALGMAVATALLIVLSGVSAGIRNGQSQVLQSLYGVGTDITVSQVAAPGSAATPGQRFDFNRDQGSTQNGTTTLQSSRLETSRGSATLDAATVDTVRGVSGVSAATGVLTLNLMNFSGQLPSGAASATAQRPAATQQEGAAGGFGGGSFGFQQTSVSGIDPASAQLGPLASATITDGRALAASDGTDPVAVISSTYASTQSLGVGSTITIGTTAVKVVGIATSGSTTLSDIYLPLGYAQTASGEVGKVNEVYVRVTSADQVDSTATALRAALPSATVSTQADLASSVSGSLASAAKLTEGLGQWVSVATLVLAFLLAMLFTLSGVNRRTRELGTLKAIGWSNKRVVGQITGEAAVRAAIGGLVGIPLGVGVVEVLNAVGITLSGSAGLGLGRPGGEGGMGGVPSVAAGVAGAAASAAGRIGGAVGDSAAGVQVVLHSPLQVSVLGLGLAAAVVGGLLAGLVGGSRAARLSPAVALRSMD